One Brevibacterium spongiae DNA segment encodes these proteins:
- a CDS encoding enoyl-CoA hydratase/isomerase family protein: protein MTEIQLKNRGPIAEIILDGPESRNALDADNLRDIAAAVAKVAEAVPNVRVLLIRGEGKVFCSGRDIANVEVETDDAHAFLAEMFAPVFQAIRALPIPVIAQVQGAALGLGFGIAAAADIIFAADDAKFGSPFAAIGAMLDSGAHHVFLDRVGYHRTMDLIVTGDFMTGAEAASTGIVSRAVPAAELSDFVESKLEKIVSGPAEAFAMEKGFVQKLADERPNLTEVLAQEAALQESARQTPDYAEGFRAFQERRKPNFE from the coding sequence ATGACCGAGATCCAGCTGAAGAACCGCGGGCCCATCGCCGAGATCATCCTCGACGGCCCCGAGTCCCGCAACGCCCTCGACGCGGACAACCTCCGCGACATCGCCGCGGCCGTGGCCAAGGTCGCCGAGGCGGTGCCCAACGTGCGCGTGCTCCTCATCCGCGGGGAGGGCAAGGTCTTCTGCTCCGGCCGCGATATCGCGAACGTCGAGGTCGAGACCGATGACGCTCACGCCTTCCTCGCCGAGATGTTCGCCCCCGTCTTCCAGGCGATCCGTGCACTGCCGATCCCCGTCATCGCGCAGGTTCAGGGAGCCGCGCTGGGCCTGGGCTTCGGCATCGCCGCGGCCGCCGACATCATCTTCGCCGCCGATGATGCGAAGTTCGGGTCCCCGTTCGCCGCGATCGGCGCGATGCTCGATTCCGGCGCCCACCACGTGTTCCTCGATCGGGTCGGCTACCACCGCACGATGGACCTCATCGTCACCGGCGATTTCATGACCGGCGCCGAGGCGGCCTCCACCGGGATCGTCTCCCGTGCGGTTCCAGCGGCGGAGCTGTCCGATTTCGTCGAATCGAAGCTCGAGAAGATCGTGTCCGGACCCGCCGAAGCGTTCGCAATGGAGAAGGGCTTCGTGCAGAAGCTCGCCGACGAACGCCCGAACCTGACAGAGGTGCTCGCCCAGGAGGCGGCCCTGCAGGAATCGGCCCGTCAGACCCCGGACTACGCCGAAGGATTCCGGGCTTTCCAAGAGAGGCGGAAGCCGAACTTCGAGTGA
- a CDS encoding response regulator transcription factor, producing MEIHKHCEIPEALSMTAHDDNDARPRVLIVDDDSWTARAIAAALEDSDEFLVLPYAHSGEEAISAYAIHHPDIVLMDVNMPPGMSGADATSAIIETDPEAAVILLTTVSPGPGISRALEAGAMAVVQKTAADDELVAVVRAATAGESPALLRTLAEDIIISGDILPDAPAVAPSLTPAELALLQQLCRGLDYAEIASEQHVSINTLKTHAQNLRAKLDATNLAQLIVRALQYKFFSPE from the coding sequence ATGGAAATTCACAAACATTGCGAAATACCGGAAGCATTGTCGATGACTGCACATGACGACAACGACGCCAGGCCTCGCGTCCTCATCGTCGACGATGACTCGTGGACTGCCCGTGCTATAGCGGCTGCCCTTGAGGATTCAGACGAGTTCCTAGTACTCCCGTACGCGCATTCCGGCGAAGAGGCGATTTCAGCGTACGCTATCCATCATCCCGATATCGTCCTGATGGACGTCAATATGCCTCCGGGGATGAGCGGGGCGGACGCCACCTCGGCGATCATCGAAACAGATCCGGAAGCTGCCGTCATCCTTCTCACTACGGTGTCTCCCGGCCCCGGAATCTCCCGAGCTTTGGAAGCCGGAGCAATGGCCGTAGTGCAGAAGACGGCGGCGGATGACGAACTCGTTGCCGTGGTTCGCGCCGCAACCGCCGGCGAATCGCCCGCGTTGCTGCGGACCTTGGCCGAGGACATCATCATCAGCGGCGATATCCTCCCCGACGCACCCGCTGTCGCACCGAGCCTCACGCCTGCCGAACTGGCTTTGCTGCAACAGCTCTGTCGCGGATTGGATTATGCAGAGATCGCTTCAGAGCAACACGTCTCCATCAACACGTTGAAGACACACGCCCAGAATCTTCGCGCCAAGTTGGATGCGACGAACCTCGCCCAGCTGATCGTCAGAGCCCTCCAATACAAGTTCTTCTCGCCTGAATAG